Genomic segment of Prinia subflava isolate CZ2003 ecotype Zambia chromosome 4, Cam_Psub_1.2, whole genome shotgun sequence:
CAAGGGTGAGAAATGCTGCCTGCCCCGCGGGGCTTGGCAGATGTTAGTGGTTGAAGCTTGATGAAAGCAGGATGGGTAAGGGCAATGGCACCGCAGGCTTGTGGCTCCTGGCACTGGGGGTCTTTGATGGGGATGGCCCCTCACTGGGAAAAGGAAACTTGCAACAGGTTAAGTCGTGCCCAGCCAACTCATGCTACAAGTCCGCTTATAAGCCATCTCTGTTTCAAGGTGAGATCTCAAAAATTGTTTAAACAGTAATGAATTACCTTGCAGCTGGAATAAGATGAGGACAGGCAGACATGTATCTATCACAGCTCCCTGGGTGAGCAATAGCTGATGAAATCCAGAGTATCTGGGACAGTTCAGTTCTATGATGTGCCTTTGTGGACAGTGAAATAACAGTTATGACCTTGATATTTTATGTGGCTATTTGTATTCATGAAAGGGTAGTGAACAATGAGCTTCCTCTTTAATGGTATATTGTAATGTTTTATAGCACCACTTCCAGGTGATTGCTTCTAATTCTCATTTTACTAAAGTGTGCATTTTAACCATTCATAGCAGGAGAAGACTACAGAGTAGCTCTGAGGCATATACACGTTCTTGAACACCTTTTTCCAGCACCTAGTAGAGGGACTAGTGTAGTCTCTgtaggaggaggaggtggatgcAGTGGGAAATGGTATTTGCAGCAACAGTTTTGGAAAGCTGATGATCACTGTTGCTGTAGTAGAAAGGGTGCCTTCTATATCATGTGACACAAACACAGGTATGatatcaaaggaaaataaatgagaaagatGCCTTGATCTCAACTGTTTTTATGGCTGCCTGATCATGAGGTTTAGAAGTTCCCTACTGCTGCAAGAGGAGTGAAGAAAACTGGTCTTCAGTACCATGTGGTACTTCTTGGTGGTAATGAGTAGGAAAAAATCATGCTGTTCCCGGAGTGTGGACAGTCCTGCTGAAACCCATAACAGCACTGAGGTCTGGGGCACTGGAACTTGTAATGTCTGGAAGCATTTGGAAGATCTTAAGACAAAGCTCCTGTCCCCCAGTATGGGCTGTGGGCTCACAACTAAGTGCAGATAGTATTAATTGAAATGCTGATAAATTCTAATGTAGATTTATACGCGCCACTGGCCTGCCCTGGAGCTACAGACCCTGCCGTCTTACTGATGATTTGTCAGAAGAACAGAGTGCCTCACAGAACCACGAAAGCAGCTCCATTATTAAAAAGCATTCCAGGTGGACACTTCTTTCCCAGGCTCCTGGTGTGGAGAGAGAGCTTGGCCTAAGCAGAAGCCTGATGATGGCTTTTCTGCTTCCCCAGAGGAGCCCATTCCTGACAAGGAGTTTGTTCATATGAGGAGTTTTCCAAAACTAAAATTAGCTTTTGTGAATTCCTCATTAAGTTTGTAAGTTCCTGAGAGCCTAGACTTCTTTAGTAATGTTTGTGCATCTGTTTCAGGGGTTGGAATGGGCATGACTGCTCCTGTCTCCatcactgcttttcctgctgaagatgGCTCCTTTCAGCAGAAGGTGAAAGTCTCTCTGCGGATCCCAAGCCAGTTTCAAGAGAACCCTCCTTGTCCTACCGATGAAAGCATTAAGATTGAAGAAAGACAGGGGATGACCATTTATTCCACGTAAGGAATGCATTTTGGCAGCTCCAATCTGAAGTGGTGAGGTCTTTAGGGTGCTCTGAAGAGCAGTATTTGTTTTACCAGGTGACTTGCTGTAGAAGGGGTGCTTGTGGAAGAAGGAGATGGAGGTGTATGTCTAGACTGAAGATAGGTGGTTTTTGTCACTTCTTACCCCTGGTCATGCTGCACTGATTTGgaatatgcatttttttccactgggtAAACAGGCATGGAGGCTAGCCCTGAAAGATACTGTGCCATTTCTATTGTATGAATCTATTGTTTTTCCCACTTTCTGGGTTCCAGATTGTTCATAGTCATTAAGGATGTTCTTTAGTGTGGTTCACATCAAGCTGTCCACTGAAGCCTCATTCAGATGGACTCATACCAGACTCCACCATGGAAACAAGCAGACACTGCATTGCTTCAAGTCACCTTTTAATGTCTTGGGCTGTTGACTGACAGCCTGGACTCAAATTAGCATCACAATAGCAGTAAGCTCTTCACCCTGTCTTTACCCTTTGGAGGTTCCCTTGCATACTTGAACTATTTTGGCTGACTCTAACTGACTTTTTTCTTGCCTCTAACTGCTGCTTGGCCTTTGCTCTGGGTGTGGGCCACTTCTGCAATATCAGCCTGTTTTGTCTCAAACGTTGGCCCTGAGGGAGGTTGGTGAGGTGCAGGCAGATGTGGAAACAGTTCCTGTTGGTGGGAGGTCGACATAAACCAGACCCATTTCAGTCGACTCCTTTTAAATAGCATCCTATTCTGTAATTGCCAATTGTCTGTTCCTACCTCCTCTTTTTGTTGGGCTAGCTAGGGTTTGGCTTTCCTTCATCTTTCCAGCAGATGGTTGGGGATAACCTTGTGTTTTAGAAAGTTGTTTCTCTGATATGGTGCTGATTCACAGGGCAGGGCCATTCTGCTGGCTGACATTCATGGGGCTGTTTGGAGAGATCGCTTTGGGGCCTCTCAGTGGATGACTACACTTTGGCTGTGTCATCCATGAGACTTCATCTGATGATGTGTGCTGCTTCACAATGACCAATGCATGCATGAGTGCATGCTGGCAGGGCCTGGATGAAAATATGTGTCTAAATATACTGTGGCTATATATGTGgctctctctcttccttctgtgcTTTGCCAGGAGCGCTCAACACCTCTCTGGTTTCTTTGCAGGCAGTTTGGCGGCTATGCCAAAGAGGCAGATTATGTGAACTATGCTGCCAAGCTGAAGGCTGCTCTGGGAAGTGATGCTGCCTACCGCAAGGATTTCTACCTGTGCAATGGTTATGACCCCCCTATGAAGCCTTACGGACGCCGCAATGAGGTCTGGTTTGTGAAGGAGTGAACGTCTGGCTCCCCGTGGTGCTGCCTCACACTGATAACTTCCCCACACTATGTCCCTGTCCTCTTGAAAATAAACTAATAATTCAGCAGATGCAAAAAACTATCACTGCCTTTTCCCATGCCTATGCCTTAGTCTTTTATGGAccataaaagtaattttagagGAACACTTGCTGACCCTCCTGATGGTCTTGCTCCTTCATTCAAGACCAGGTCCTCAGCCACACAGATTCTCTTGCTGTCTCCGTGGCTTGTTTTTATCTCCTTTATGCTTCCAGAGTTCACTGCTGAGAAAGCCAAATGTACCTAATTGGCTGGTGCCTGACAGGAGTCACATTCAAGTGTAGGCAGACCATTAATCTCACCTGAGACGGGCAGGGAAACATGACAAAAGTGCATACAGAGACTTTTTTATCTCCTTCAGTTTGTTGCAGCtgtaaaatgctgcttttttctttgccatTCCACAAACAATCTAAAGGGACACAGGCattgctgccagcacagcacagtgaaAATAAACATCCTTTACATTAATTCAGAGTGTGCAGAAGATCAATGCTTCTGTAATCTGCCTGAGAAATGTCATTCAGAGAAAGATCcagatttctgtttcttcagtaTGAGGAGAAATGTTTTAGCATGTGCTGTGTCTTCATCTCAGCTAGCAGCTGGGCAATGTGTCCTAGAGACCTCAAGATTGTTTCCTCACCTTCCTATTACTTTTGTGtaacatttctttaaaactaGCCTATGCAAGGGCCAAAGCAGAAATGTGTGTGGTTATCTAATTGAATTAGAGAAAAGCAAGGCTGGCAAGAAAGCAGATGATTATTACTTGTGATCTGAGAGTGCATTTGAAGAATGGTAAACATATGGTGAAACTACTATGGATACCAATCTAAAAAACTTTCCTTAAAAGGTgtcagtttttgaagggttaCTCAGACCAGCTGTTTTCTTTagatgaggaaaaggaaaaacatggCCGTTCTGGAAAACATGGACTTGGGTCAAATAATGAGTAGCCTCTTGGAAACTTGAAATACAATAGCAAGTGTGGGTCATATTTCAGGAAGAGTGGCAATGCTGAAATGTCAAGCATCAAGCAGAATGCCCACAGTGGGAACACTCACACTGCTACTGGCTGTGTATAATTCATTACCTGCACTAAAAGAGGTGTGCTTCTCTGGTTGTTAAGTGTCCCATAGTTCAGGTGCTTTCCAAAAGCCGTTTTTCCCCTGGAGCTGAAAGAGACATTTGTCATCTTGGCTTCTGGCTAGTCAAGCTGTTGCATGTGCACCTGCTTTCTGAGAACAAATCTCAGCAGTAAAAGGAGAAAACCTGAGGTTTTGAtgtgctttccttttctctcttgctgAGCCATATAAGAGCATTGCTGTGAATTCCATGAGAGTTTCAATCACCTATGTGCAAGAGCAGCTAGTTCAGGATGGGTACAAAGAGCAGATAGCatttaattaaggaaaaaacaaccaTGACGGGGAAAAGCTATTGGCTGTGGTTAGTGATTGCAGTGCAAGGGaggaagaataaaaagagaaatcaagaCAAGGAATTAGGCTTTTGAAGGAATTTTTGAAGCAGCAAATGCCTTTTTAAGCTTGTACCTGAATCCAAAAGGACTGTTCATGTCCCAGATTATTTTAACCTGTGTGGGCTAAATGGAGGAGCACAGTATTGTTCATTTTATGCCttcccaggttttttttttttggagtctgGTGACCTGTGGTGAATGTCCTTCAATGACCAAAACTGTGAAATTTCTCAAAATTTATCTTGTGAAATCTCATATGTTAAGAATGCCAGTAATTAAGCTGGTATAaacagagctgcacagctcagcagcatgGTGGGGTTCTTTTATGAAATGCATACCCTCTGAACAGAGAGTAAGAGCTTCAGACCCAAAAGTGAGAGTAAACATTTGtaggctctgcctgtgcagccctgctACTGCCAGGCTTTTGCATCAGGCAGGCAGGATAGAATTTCATAAACATTGTTAAATAATGCCAAAGCCTTATGCAAACTGAATTACCCTTTCTGTGCATACAAAGATGCCTgtgttttttctgcattttctacagttttgaaataaaaaaaaaaagttgtgatTTACACCTTTTGTGCTGATCACTGACTTTGAGAGCTCAGTGGGAATAGTTGATTTTCTAGACCATAGGTTGCCAGTTTATCTTTCTGTTTGGGGTACTAATCATGTCACAGCATTTATAAATACTCATAATGCTTTTTCCAGTAAATCACTATTTTGGGTATCCTGGCATGGCCCAGCATTTTCTGACTATGAGAGACAGGAGCTGATGAAATAATCTCCTTCATTTGTTCCAGCCGTTGAGAGGCTTTGAGCAATGTATTTGTGTTAATGTAGAAACAAGGGGCCCGCTTACCTGAGGAAAATTATGTGTTCCTGTGGCTGGGGTTCACAGGCAATGAACACATTAATATTCAGGTAAATCCTTGTGACTGATTTTCAACATGGTCTATAATCCACAAGTGTTAGACATTTTATCCCATTGAGGCCTATCTAGCTtggtgccctgtccctgtgatGGACAGTAGTGGACACCTGAGACAAGATTACAGGAACTGTGCAACTGTGTGCTCAGAACTCCTCTAAATATTTCCCTATCTCTAGTATGATGTGGCCCAAGGATTTTTGTTATTGTTCTTGGTAGACCCAGGTAGATTTTATCTCATGCATTTGTCAGGTTGCTTTCTAGAAATAAGGTAAAGTTAGTATCCATGGCATCCTCTTGTCCTTCCTTGGTTAGGTAAGGGTAGAAATACTCTTTATCTGAGGGTTTGCAGCAAGCTGTCTCTCTGCTCCTTAGGCAGCTGAGTCAGTCAGCTTTTTCATATGCCTCTGTCATTGCAAGTGAATGTTTATTTGGACAGCCAGAGTCACTGTTGACATTGGAGGATTTCCAGCCACCTCTTTGTGCTGGGGCAGAAGTCAAAGGTGTGTTCTGGATTTTGACCCAAGGCCAGCATGCCCACAGACATTACAATTACAAGCAATTGACTCCTGAACTgatgttaaaacaaaaaaaatttctccaTCCTCTGCAGTATTTGTTCTCTGAGAGATTAGAGTGCAGCAGATTGCCTCCTTGCTAGAGACCTCCTTGCTTCTCTTATGTGCCTGTGCAGTGTCCTTTTCTGTCTCCAGTGGATGCTGAAAGGGAGAGATTTTGGTGCTTTTCCGTTGTTTGACAGGGCACCATGATGTTTCCTGTTGTGTGTTGATTTGAGAAGATAGTGCTGGGAAACGGAAAGGTGGATGTTTTTCCACACTGAGGCCCCCCAGCGCTGCTGGAAGTCGCCTTGCTGGGTTGTTGGGATGTGGTGGGTTTGTGCATCAGACACTGCATTGCTGCCTGTGGCCCCTTTCCCATTGTCTCACTTGTCAGCAAAGTGGGACAGCTCCACAGCTGTCTGTGATGCCTGCTGGGCTGGACAGGTTCAGCAGGGGAGTGGCCCTGGGAATTATCATTGCCTTCCAGAGACGGGAGTGCCCTTGCTGCTTATTAGCAGCTGGGCAGGTCCCTCTCAGTGCTGTGCAAAGCAGTGGTATGATGGCAATAGGACTGGCCATGGGAAGGACTACGTTTAAACAGAGCCAAATTTAAAAGCATAATTTTGGTGGGAATTATACACATGCCATGTAGATTTAGCTGTGCTGGATATACAACCTTCCTAAGCTACTCCACTTGTTAGTAAGGAGTTTTCCTGCTGGTATTAACCGTGGCAAAccttacatatttatatatttatatatttatatatttatatatttatatatttatatatttatatatttatatatttatgtaaatatgtaaatatgtaaacatattttaatatttatatatttataggTACATGCATATGGGTATAAATGTATGTATATGTAGCATGTGTGTAGACCAGCTACTTTGATCTATTGTTTGGCTTCTGTAGTCACTGAATAACTCACTAGAAGGCAGCCAGAGGGGGAACACTTGACTACTCAAGTTTTAAGACAGCTAGAATGAGAGCTGCGTTAGCTTCAGAAAGAAATGCTTTACTTTGTAGACACATGCCTTAATATATCTAACACTGCATTAAGAAGACAAAGCCTTTATAAAAGAGCTAATTGGTTAAGTTGTCTATATACATCTTGCCAGACTTATTATACTCCAGTCACTTCGAGGGGATGGGTGATCTATGGTGAATGAGGAAGTAACATCATTATTTCCCCATTTTCATCAAACTCTGTGGCAAAGAGTGTGTGAGCAGCTATTGTGCTTATGGTCacaaattttcagttttgtaaTGCTGCCCCAAGGCGATGGGTCAGAAGAGGAAGATTGTGGCTCCTAGCTCATGTCGACCCTCCCTATTGTAATTACAATAATATTTCTCTTAGAATAGCATTCTGAGCAGAAGCTCTCTTTCTTCTGTGACAGCATTTCAGCCACGCTGAGCTAAAAAAGAAATGCATCTTTTAACAGGACCATAAGTAGCTTTGGATGTATAACACCTCTATAAAACTGCTTGGCAACATGATTTATTAGAGTGAGATCGGTGGTAAAAGTGACTTCTCTGACAGTAATGGATGAAACACTTCCAGAATAGCTACTCTGTCTCTGCTTGGTGCCTGTGCCAACAGCAAGCAGGTTTTGTCAGCTCATTCATAACCTCTGCTTTGCTCACAGCAGAATCCATTGCACAAGATAGTTTTCGGGCATGGTAGATGCTTTTTTCTAGTcctctgtgggagctgctgcagaagatgGGTCAGTGCAAATGCTGCTTGATTCCTGAGACTCTGCTTAATTCTACATCCAGACCCTATACCTAGGTGTATGTTGGGTACATGCCACTCCCATACCCCTCACTGCTGCCCACCCCCCTGAAGAGAAATTTGAGTGACTGGGGTGAAAGGAGCTGCACTGTTATTAGACTGAGTGTGAAGTCTGACTGATCAGCAGCCCAAGGTCCCAAGGAAGGCTCAGTTGTATCTTCTACACAGTCCCTGTGAGAAGACTGGATTGAGGAGCCTGAATCTAAGgtgcagatttttaaaagtaccAGAGGAAGTGAAAGATCCCAGAAACCACATCCTGCAATATGCCATGTGCTGCAACACCCTGATCTGCACTGTGACTTGAATGACCTTGGGTGTGCAACATGACCCTGGCAGTGTGACCCGACTCTGGGGCTCCTTATGGtgggacagcagagcccagTCCCACCATAAGGTGGGACACCACCACCcaccctgcctgtggctggACTTGGAAGCTAGGTGGGTTCTAAGAGACATTGTGCTTGGGATGTGTCTTCAGCACATGAAAGCAGGCAAGGATTGCCATGGCAACTATTCTCAAgtattttccctctgttttccaatcttattcattttttttcttatatcctTATTGTTTAATTTAAGGTCTTTCCTAATTGGAGTTCAAAAAACCAGTTGAAGTGAATTCTCTGATTAGACAAAAGGTTCGGGCACCTTCCCACACAACTTGTGAAGTACAAGATCAACAGAATTGAATGTTGCTTTGAGTAAGAGCAGATCTAAAACTTGAAATGCATTGTACCcagacaaacaaaataaatgaagctttttatttaaagcataGCACTGAAATAGAAGATGGTGTACAGCATGACAATTATGGGCACTCCCTTGCTGATAGATCTTTCCAGGCTGTTCAATCACTGATTGTAGACGTTCCCAATCTTCCTTATGACTCAGCTTTGTGAAGGAACATCTTTCCAAATCAATATGTGCTGGCTCATTGAAGTATCTTTCATGAACTGTAGTGTTATTTATTCTGGGTACTTTGAAGGGGATGGTTACTGcagtggtgttttttgggggtaATTACTGTGCCTCTCATTTTCCAGTACCTTGCTTCCACTTTGTGTatgttttggctgggatagagttaattttcttcatagtagctGGTGTGGGGTTGTGCTTTGGATTTTTGCTGAAAATtgttgataatacagagatgtttttgctattgctgagcagtgcttatgCAGAGCCaaggctttttctgcttcttgttgCAAGTAGGCCAGGGGTGCACAAGAACCTGAGAGGGGAGAGAACTAGGACAG
This window contains:
- the HEBP1 gene encoding heme-binding protein 1; this encodes MLGMVKNSLLSTVEAWPCRLLSKGEKDQVSYEERACEGGRFAAVELVGKPFDEASKEGAVKLLKYVGGSNDKGVGMGMTAPVSITAFPAEDGSFQQKVKVSLRIPSQFQENPPCPTDESIKIEERQGMTIYSTQFGGYAKEADYVNYAAKLKAALGSDAAYRKDFYLCNGYDPPMKPYGRRNEVWFVKE